A region from the Algoriphagus machipongonensis genome encodes:
- a CDS encoding TolC family protein, which translates to MFRKYLTILMFLLSPYLVFAQASSGEIQYPDTLDLKQTLQIGIENNRNLKKAVLDETKAKYNRDEIRGAGLPQLSAYGQYNNFIDVFPQAVPGDPGDIEVISLGVPQSLKAGFELSQLIYSNSYLIGLKAAKTGEEFYRVRKISFMKCPRAT; encoded by the coding sequence ATGTTCAGAAAATATTTGACAATTCTGATGTTTCTGCTCAGTCCATATTTGGTTTTTGCGCAAGCGAGTTCGGGAGAGATCCAGTACCCTGACACTTTAGACTTAAAGCAAACCTTACAAATTGGCATTGAAAACAACAGAAATTTGAAAAAGGCGGTTTTGGATGAGACCAAAGCCAAGTACAATCGTGACGAAATACGTGGAGCTGGATTACCTCAGTTATCTGCTTATGGACAATACAATAATTTTATCGATGTATTCCCTCAGGCAGTACCAGGTGATCCTGGAGATATCGAAGTGATTTCATTAGGTGTTCCGCAGTCATTAAAAGCTGGGTTTGAGTTAAGTCAGTTGATTTATAGTAATTCCTATTTGATTGGGCTTAAAGCTGCCAAAACAGGGGAGGAGTTTTACAGAGTGAGGAAGATATCATTCATGAAATGTCCAAGAGCTACTTAG
- a CDS encoding GbsR/MarR family transcriptional regulator yields the protein MILTEKHKELIERIGVFHEHKGMQPLVGRIIGLLLVHEEGEVSFDEIVEQLGVSKSTVSNALTFLQAKGRCVYSTRPGDRKRYFALKVSDWREDFEKELQNIAEIQKFIDEVLEVRTEKNPEFNCRMRDFSNFLCFFKQEIPSLFERFKKQQA from the coding sequence ATGATTTTAACTGAAAAACATAAGGAATTAATAGAGCGCATTGGAGTATTTCATGAGCATAAGGGAATGCAGCCTCTAGTAGGAAGAATTATCGGTTTGCTTTTGGTACATGAAGAAGGTGAGGTTTCTTTTGATGAGATAGTGGAGCAATTAGGAGTAAGTAAAAGTACGGTAAGTAATGCTCTTACTTTTCTTCAGGCTAAAGGAAGATGTGTGTATAGTACAAGACCTGGAGACAGGAAAAGATATTTTGCATTGAAGGTGAGTGATTGGAGAGAAGACTTTGAAAAGGAGCTTCAAAACATTGCCGAGATTCAAAAATTTATTGATGAGGTGTTGGAAGTGAGAACCGAAAAGAACCCAGAATTCAATTGTAGAATGAGAGATTTTTCAAATTTCCTATGCTTTTTTAAACAGGAGATTCCATCCTTGTTTGAGAGATTCAAAAAGCAACAAGCTTAA